The Chitinophagales bacterium genome includes a region encoding these proteins:
- a CDS encoding MFS transporter, translating to MKVSLKWAFILGFVGFITSFGAHIVAVNLPFYAEKVGIGLTMIGVLIAVYDFAEILAKPVFGGLADKKGMKKAMLAGILLFILASIMYPFVSPKLLIVVRFLQGLGAAALSAVSLAMVGTLYKENKGKAFGIYNAIKGAGYVVSPVIGGAIVIKSSFSGIFYATAGIGIIGFFLALTLPNDKQKSAEAFDDDDDFSIKSLFSVLKNKTLMPWFLIIVINMFFVGILFGFLPVRIHDLGYDAFHTGLLVSVTTISYLLIQPVAGWLADKFNPVVTLRIGMLLSCISTAAIPFVIGFPLIIVCILAGIGIGTVWTNSDALVSKLATENAMGATMGVAGSFKELGDMIGPLLMGVISQALGLKYGFIICALLGGAALLITILVAEKKHTVSG from the coding sequence ATGAAGGTTTCTTTGAAGTGGGCTTTTATTCTTGGTTTTGTAGGCTTTATCACTTCTTTTGGTGCACATATAGTAGCGGTTAATCTTCCATTTTATGCAGAAAAAGTTGGCATTGGGTTAACGATGATCGGTGTGCTGATAGCCGTGTATGATTTTGCTGAAATACTTGCCAAGCCTGTATTTGGCGGATTAGCAGATAAAAAAGGAATGAAAAAAGCAATGCTTGCAGGTATCCTGCTATTCATACTTGCATCAATAATGTATCCTTTTGTTTCTCCAAAATTATTGATAGTGGTTCGTTTTTTACAAGGTTTGGGAGCCGCAGCTTTGTCGGCAGTTTCATTGGCAATGGTGGGTACTTTATATAAAGAAAATAAAGGCAAAGCGTTTGGCATTTACAATGCTATTAAGGGAGCAGGCTATGTAGTAAGCCCGGTAATTGGCGGAGCTATTGTAATAAAATCAAGCTTTAGCGGAATTTTTTATGCTACGGCAGGCATTGGTATAATCGGTTTTTTCCTGGCACTTACATTACCCAACGATAAACAAAAGAGTGCCGAAGCATTTGACGATGATGATGACTTTTCAATAAAATCTTTATTCAGTGTTTTAAAAAACAAAACTTTAATGCCGTGGTTTTTAATCATTGTTATCAATATGTTTTTTGTAGGCATACTCTTTGGTTTCTTGCCCGTTCGTATTCATGATTTAGGCTATGATGCATTTCATACAGGCTTATTAGTTTCTGTTACCACTATTTCTTATTTGCTCATTCAACCTGTTGCAGGCTGGCTTGCAGATAAATTCAATCCGGTTGTTACATTAAGAATAGGAATGCTTTTATCCTGTATCTCTACTGCTGCTATACCATTTGTAATTGGCTTTCCCTTGATTATTGTTTGCATTCTTGCAGGTATAGGGATTGGTACGGTATGGACAAACTCTGACGCTTTGGTAAGTAAGTTGGCAACAGAAAATGCAATGGGTGCTACCATGGGTGTTGCAGGTTCATTCAAAGAATTAGGTGATATGATTGGCCCTTTATTGATGGGTGTAATATCGCAGGCATTAGGTTTAAAATACGGCTTTATAATTTGTGCACTACTAGGCGGGGCAGCGCTTCTGATTACCATCTTGGTTGCAGAAAAAAAACACACTGTGTCGGGATGA
- a CDS encoding DUF1211 domain-containing protein: MMELKKNETAIKETIRLEAFTDGVFAIAITLLVLDIHVPIVKDGESLLQSLLANWVTYLAFLIGFFTILVCWINITTCLKIYSQD, translated from the coding sequence ATGATGGAGCTGAAAAAAAACGAAACTGCTATAAAAGAAACCATACGATTAGAAGCATTTACCGATGGTGTTTTTGCCATAGCGATTACCTTGTTAGTGTTGGATATTCACGTACCTATTGTAAAGGATGGTGAATCACTACTTCAATCGCTCTTAGCCAATTGGGTCACCTATTTAGCTTTCCTGATTGGTTTTTTTACTATACTGGTTTGCTGGATAAACATCACTACATGTTTGAAAATATATTCGCAAGATTGA
- a CDS encoding DinB family protein — protein MTDQQTLFVKMAYDAWQTYIQRASDLFAKLTDDQLMEEIAPGRNRGIYMLGHLTAVHDRLLPMLGLGERVYSQLDDTFIANPDKSGLEFPPITQLRQSWSDVNSRLKNAFNKMTPAEWLERHMSVSQEDFNKEPHRNKLNVLINRTNHLAYHLGQLKLMDK, from the coding sequence ATGACAGACCAGCAAACACTATTTGTGAAAATGGCTTATGATGCATGGCAAACATACATTCAAAGAGCCAGCGATTTATTTGCTAAACTTACCGATGATCAATTGATGGAGGAAATTGCTCCAGGCAGGAACCGGGGTATCTATATGCTTGGCCATTTAACGGCGGTACACGACAGGCTTTTGCCTATGTTGGGTTTGGGAGAACGGGTATATTCTCAATTGGATGATACCTTTATCGCGAATCCCGATAAATCGGGATTGGAGTTTCCTCCAATTACGCAACTGAGACAATCTTGGTCTGATGTGAATAGCAGGCTGAAAAATGCATTTAATAAAATGACTCCTGCAGAATGGTTAGAAAGACATATGTCCGTTTCACAGGAAGATTTTAACAAAGAACCTCACCGCAATAAGTTAAATGTATTGATCAACAGAACCAATCATCTTGCGTACCACCTCGGACAATTAAAGCTCATGGATAAGTGA
- a CDS encoding GNAT family N-acetyltransferase has protein sequence MQTTLSSDRLLLEPITAKDSHFIFELVNTERWLKYIGNRNVTTPEEANTYIEEKLNSSSVSSWIVKLKCNLDSIGIITFIKRDYLLHYDIGFAFLPRAANNGYAYEAAKAVLLMLTNDPGHSHILATTLPENINSIKLLIKLGFHYDREIEVDGEKLHIYSS, from the coding sequence ATGCAAACCACGTTGTCTTCAGACCGCCTTTTATTAGAGCCCATCACTGCAAAAGACAGTCACTTTATATTTGAATTAGTTAACACGGAACGATGGCTTAAATATATAGGTAACCGTAATGTAACCACACCGGAAGAGGCCAATACTTATATTGAAGAAAAGCTCAACAGCAGCAGCGTCAGTTCCTGGATCGTTAAGCTTAAATGCAATTTAGATTCAATTGGTATAATCACTTTTATAAAGCGCGATTACCTGTTGCATTATGATATAGGATTTGCCTTTTTGCCAAGGGCAGCCAACAATGGATATGCTTATGAAGCTGCTAAGGCAGTTCTTTTGATGTTAACTAATGATCCCGGACACTCACATATACTTGCGACTACCCTTCCGGAAAATATAAATTCCATTAAGTTGCTTATAAAGCTGGGATTTCATTATGATAGAGAAATCGAAGTTGATGGGGAAAAATTACATATCTATTCATCCTAA
- a CDS encoding tryptophan synthase subunit alpha encodes MGVRIQNLFAKKKNGILSIYFTAGFPELNDTVVIIEQLQSCGVDMIEIGIPFSDPLADGAVIQHSSQVALTNGMTLKLLFEQLRDIRKSVDIPLLLMGYLNPILQYGMDKFCEEVNRIGIDGVIIPDLPLNEYLSNYKDLFVNHKIANIFLITPQTSADRIRLIDQHSNGFIYMVSSSSTTGTRTGIDEEKEKYFDRIRKMNLSKPLMIGFGISERRDFLKASQYTSGAIIGSAFIRELEKGGSLKDNIASFIRSIGN; translated from the coding sequence ATAGGCGTGCGAATTCAAAACTTATTTGCGAAAAAAAAGAATGGTATTCTTTCCATTTATTTCACAGCCGGCTTTCCTGAATTGAACGATACTGTGGTAATCATTGAACAACTCCAAAGTTGCGGTGTGGACATGATAGAGATCGGAATCCCTTTTTCTGATCCGCTTGCTGATGGCGCAGTAATTCAGCACAGCAGCCAGGTAGCACTGACAAATGGCATGACATTAAAATTATTATTTGAACAACTGCGTGATATTCGAAAATCGGTAGATATACCGCTTCTACTCATGGGATACCTGAATCCCATACTTCAATACGGGATGGATAAGTTTTGTGAAGAAGTTAACCGAATTGGAATCGATGGAGTAATTATTCCTGATCTGCCGCTGAATGAATATTTATCCAACTATAAAGATTTATTTGTTAACCATAAAATAGCTAATATTTTTCTGATCACTCCGCAGACATCGGCAGATCGAATTCGTTTGATTGATCAGCATTCGAATGGGTTTATTTATATGGTTTCATCATCAAGCACTACAGGAACAAGGACCGGCATCGATGAAGAAAAAGAAAAGTACTTTGATCGCATTCGAAAAATGAATCTCAGCAAACCATTGATGATAGGTTTCGGAATTTCGGAACGAAGGGATTTTTTGAAAGCAAGTCAATATACGAGCGGTGCCATCATAGGAAGTGCGTTTATCAGGGAGTTGGAGAAAGGGGGAAGCTTAAAAGATAATATAGCCTCTTTCATCAGAAGTATAGGGAATTAG
- the trpB gene encoding tryptophan synthase subunit beta: protein MKYEVSKEGYYGNFGGAFIPEILFQNVEELRTSYLKIIQQDSFQKEFNSLLHDYVGRPSPLYFANRLSSLYNTQIYLKREDLNHTGAHKINNTIGQILIAKKLNKKRIIAETGAGQHGVATATVCALMGLQCIVYMGEVDIARQAPNVSRMKLLGAKVISVASGSRTLKDATNEAIRDWINHPDDTYYIIGSVVGPHPYPDMVTRFQSVISKEIKKQLKEKTGKENPDYVVACVGGGSNAAGAFYHFLDEEEVKLIAVEAAGKGNDSGYSAATMVLGKPGIIHGSKTMLMQNEDGQITEPYSISAGLDYPGVGPLHAHLFKTGRAQFVSVDDAEALRAAFQLCKLEGIIPALESAHALAYLDKLNAGEHEIVVVNLSGRGDKDLSTYTNKQNL from the coding sequence ATGAAATACGAAGTAAGCAAAGAAGGTTATTATGGTAATTTCGGTGGAGCGTTTATCCCTGAAATTCTTTTTCAGAATGTGGAAGAGCTCCGGACATCTTACCTGAAAATCATTCAGCAGGATTCATTTCAAAAAGAATTTAATAGCCTGCTTCACGATTATGTTGGCCGACCTTCTCCATTATACTTCGCCAATCGTCTTTCTAGTCTTTATAACACTCAAATCTATTTAAAGCGCGAAGATCTCAACCATACCGGTGCGCATAAGATCAATAATACCATTGGTCAAATTCTGATTGCAAAGAAGCTAAACAAAAAGAGAATTATTGCAGAAACTGGTGCAGGGCAACACGGCGTGGCCACTGCTACTGTATGCGCATTGATGGGGTTACAATGTATTGTTTACATGGGAGAAGTAGATATTGCGCGACAAGCACCCAACGTGTCACGCATGAAACTACTCGGCGCGAAAGTAATTTCCGTGGCCAGTGGCAGCCGCACATTAAAGGATGCAACCAATGAAGCTATTCGTGATTGGATTAACCATCCTGACGACACTTACTACATCATAGGTTCCGTAGTGGGCCCGCATCCATATCCGGACATGGTTACCCGTTTTCAAAGTGTGATTAGCAAAGAAATCAAAAAGCAGCTCAAGGAAAAAACCGGCAAAGAAAATCCGGATTATGTGGTGGCATGTGTGGGCGGAGGAAGCAACGCGGCAGGAGCATTTTATCATTTCCTGGATGAAGAAGAGGTGAAGCTCATAGCGGTAGAAGCAGCAGGAAAGGGTAATGACAGTGGCTATTCGGCGGCTACCATGGTGCTTGGCAAGCCAGGCATCATTCACGGAAGTAAAACCATGCTCATGCAGAATGAGGATGGACAAATTACGGAACCTTATAGTATCTCCGCGGGATTAGATTACCCTGGCGTAGGCCCCTTGCATGCTCATTTATTTAAAACCGGCAGAGCACAATTTGTTTCAGTAGATGATGCAGAAGCGTTGAGGGCTGCTTTTCAGCTTTGCAAACTCGAAGGTATTATTCCTGCCCTGGAAAGTGCGCATGCTTTAGCATACCTGGACAAATTGAATGCTGGTGAACATGAAATTGTGGTCGTGAATTTATCAGGCAGAGGTGACAAGGATTTAAGCACTTATACTAATAAGCAAAATTTATAG
- a CDS encoding phosphoribosylanthranilate isomerase, whose product MKLKVCGMKYAENIMEVAALHPDFMGFIFYPHSKRYVGEHFDLKKIKAFPKEVKKVGVFVNAEEQFIRFMVKRNDLDYVQLHGMESPAYCERLSYEIKIIKAFGIHPHFDFHSLKKYKPHCSYFLFDTKISSFGGSGKQFDWNILNQYDLDIPYFLSGGVGMGSIADLKQQHPFAIDVNSKFETDPGLKDTDLLQEFLAIIHA is encoded by the coding sequence ATGAAACTGAAAGTGTGCGGAATGAAGTATGCCGAAAACATTATGGAAGTGGCTGCCCTGCATCCTGATTTTATGGGATTTATTTTCTATCCTCATTCAAAAAGATATGTAGGAGAACATTTTGATTTAAAGAAGATAAAGGCATTTCCAAAAGAAGTAAAAAAAGTAGGAGTGTTTGTAAATGCAGAGGAACAATTTATCAGATTTATGGTGAAAAGAAATGATCTCGATTATGTTCAGCTTCATGGAATGGAATCACCAGCTTATTGCGAAAGGCTTTCTTATGAAATAAAAATCATAAAGGCATTTGGCATTCATCCTCATTTTGATTTTCATTCCCTTAAAAAGTACAAACCTCATTGCAGTTATTTTTTATTCGATACTAAAATCTCATCATTTGGAGGAAGCGGAAAACAATTTGATTGGAATATATTGAACCAATATGATTTGGATATTCCTTATTTCCTGAGTGGTGGAGTAGGGATGGGATCTATTGCAGATCTGAAACAACAGCATCCTTTTGCCATCGATGTAAACAGCAAATTTGAAACTGACCCCGGATTAAAGGATACTGATCTGCTACAAGAATTTCTGGCAATAATTCATGCCTAA